Proteins found in one Methylobacterium sp. CB376 genomic segment:
- a CDS encoding IS30-like element ISMtsp4 family transposase, with protein sequence MAGRRRSDRALREKLRSPGRPGVGLRETRRGFWAFLAQGLSSEVAAMKLGISPPVGSRWFRTAGGMAPSHLSPSSKSPSARYLSLAEREEIAILQAQGHGVRDVARRLGRAASTISRELRRNAATRSGGLDYRATTAQWHAERAARRPKPAKLAGNAALRTYVQERLAGTVATPGGSALPGPSVAWKGRRHGRRQSRRWGRSWSPQQIAERLRLDFPGDTTMRISHEAIYQALYIQGRGALKRELTACLRTGRALRVPRARSLGRGRSFVTPEVLISERPPEVEDRAVPGHWEGDLILGLKSSAIGTLVERTTRFTMLLHLPPMDGHGVTPRAKNGPALAGHGAQAVREAIAGTIARLPEQLRRSLTWDQGTEMAEHARLRIDAGLQVYFCDPRSPWQRGTNENTNGLLRQYFPKGTDLSAHSANDLAAVAAALNSRPRKTLNWKTPAEALDAVLAVGSGEIISPRPRPDRCGSPDDGCAL encoded by the coding sequence ATGGCAGGTCGGCGGCGTTCGGATCGGGCACTTCGCGAGAAGCTGCGGTCACCGGGTCGTCCCGGGGTCGGTCTGCGCGAGACGCGGCGGGGGTTCTGGGCGTTCCTCGCGCAGGGTCTCTCCAGCGAGGTCGCAGCGATGAAGCTCGGGATCTCGCCACCGGTCGGCTCGCGGTGGTTCCGGACAGCAGGCGGAATGGCACCTTCCCACCTGTCACCATCATCCAAGTCGCCTTCTGCGCGCTACCTGTCGTTGGCTGAGCGGGAGGAGATCGCGATCCTACAAGCGCAAGGTCACGGGGTCCGGGACGTCGCTCGGCGTCTGGGACGGGCGGCGTCGACCATCTCGCGGGAATTGCGCCGCAATGCGGCGACCCGCAGTGGCGGCCTGGACTATCGCGCCACGACCGCGCAGTGGCACGCTGAACGCGCGGCACGCCGGCCCAAGCCAGCAAAACTGGCGGGGAACGCAGCGCTGCGGACGTACGTGCAGGAGCGGCTCGCCGGAACTGTCGCGACACCGGGCGGGAGCGCTCTGCCTGGCCCTAGCGTTGCCTGGAAGGGACGGCGGCACGGGCGACGCCAGAGCCGGCGATGGGGTCGATCCTGGAGTCCGCAGCAGATCGCCGAGCGCCTACGGCTCGACTTTCCGGGCGATACGACGATGCGCATCAGTCACGAGGCGATCTATCAGGCGCTCTACATCCAGGGCCGGGGCGCGCTGAAGCGTGAGCTGACCGCGTGTCTTCGCACAGGACGGGCTTTGCGTGTGCCGCGGGCCCGCAGCCTGGGCCGAGGCAGGTCGTTCGTCACCCCCGAGGTGCTCATCAGCGAGCGTCCGCCCGAGGTGGAGGACCGCGCGGTGCCGGGGCACTGGGAAGGAGATCTGATCCTGGGTCTGAAGAGTTCGGCGATCGGGACCCTGGTCGAGCGCACGACGCGCTTTACGATGCTGCTGCATCTTCCGCCGATGGACGGCCATGGGGTGACACCGCGTGCGAAGAACGGCCCGGCGCTGGCGGGGCACGGGGCCCAGGCGGTGCGCGAGGCGATCGCCGGCACGATCGCGCGCTTGCCCGAGCAGCTGCGGCGCTCGTTGACCTGGGACCAGGGTACCGAGATGGCCGAGCACGCGCGCTTGCGGATCGACGCGGGTCTGCAGGTCTACTTCTGCGATCCACGCTCACCCTGGCAGCGGGGGACGAACGAGAATACGAACGGGTTACTGCGACAGTACTTCCCGAAAGGAACGGATCTGAGCGCCCACAGCGCGAACGATCTTGCTGCTGTGGCCGCAGCCCTCAACAGCAGACCGCGCAAGACGCTGAACTGGAAGACGCCGGCAGAGGCGCTCGACGCTGTGCTGGCTGTAGGGTCTGGGGAGATCATTTCACCGCGGCCAAGGCCTGATCGATGCGGTAGTCCGGATGACGGATGCGCGCTTTAG
- a CDS encoding IS481-like element ISMtsp15 family transposase, which yields MDLTKARLGWIELYAQTGDAGLVCRRCGISRPTLRKWWRRYQAAGPAGLVEHSRRPRRLAAQKVFAEHETLILSLRRDRKLGIKQLRNELVRQHDLTLSLDTIHRVLVRHGEQVLKRPRRRVRGKLRYSRPVPGDRVQMDVCKICPGVYQYTAIDDCSRYAVLGIYPRRTAANTLDFLDRVIEEMPFAIQRIQTDRGREFFAEAVQQRLIDWGIKFRPIPPRSPHLNGKVERSHRAALEEFWTTVDPKSADIADRVAEWQHHWNWSRPHSALDGASPIDRVAERSDQTPLREEVEALFDPAKARIRHPDYRIDQALAAVK from the coding sequence ATGGATCTGACGAAGGCGCGTCTGGGATGGATTGAACTCTATGCCCAGACCGGCGACGCCGGCCTCGTTTGCCGCCGCTGCGGCATCTCACGCCCGACGTTGCGCAAGTGGTGGCGGAGGTATCAGGCCGCTGGTCCAGCTGGGCTGGTGGAACACAGCCGCCGTCCGCGACGCTTGGCAGCTCAGAAGGTGTTTGCAGAGCACGAGACGCTGATCCTCAGCCTCCGACGCGACCGCAAGCTCGGGATCAAGCAGCTCCGCAATGAGCTCGTCCGTCAGCACGATCTGACGCTGTCGCTCGACACCATCCATCGCGTGCTCGTCCGTCACGGCGAGCAAGTGCTCAAGCGACCGCGGCGGCGCGTCAGAGGGAAGCTCCGCTATAGTCGACCCGTGCCGGGCGATCGGGTGCAGATGGACGTCTGCAAAATCTGCCCGGGTGTGTACCAGTACACCGCCATAGATGACTGCTCGCGCTACGCCGTGTTGGGGATCTATCCACGCCGGACCGCCGCGAACACTCTCGATTTTCTCGACCGCGTGATCGAGGAGATGCCGTTTGCCATTCAGCGGATCCAGACCGACCGCGGACGCGAATTCTTTGCCGAGGCTGTGCAGCAGCGGCTGATCGACTGGGGCATCAAGTTCCGCCCGATCCCGCCACGATCGCCCCATCTGAATGGCAAGGTCGAGCGCAGCCATCGCGCCGCTCTTGAGGAGTTCTGGACCACTGTGGATCCGAAATCCGCGGACATCGCCGACCGCGTGGCCGAGTGGCAGCATCACTGGAACTGGAGCCGCCCCCATTCGGCGCTTGATGGCGCATCTCCCATCGACCGGGTGGCTGAACGCTCGGACCAGACGCCGCTCCGAGAAGAGGTGGAAGCCCTCTTCGACCCCGCTAAAGCGCGCATCCGTCATCCGGACTACCGCATCGATCAGGCCTTGGCCGCGGTGAAATGA
- a CDS encoding integrase, whose amino-acid sequence MTVNIVALNWCALPHQPSPCQKIFGYLRPIADTALARFNRPLVVRIRDKAAESKGRRFGNDVRAVLSILFGWGSERGHLADNPAAGIKDIRQKRGAPERNRPWSDEDRHAVLDAMPPHMAPALTLPRSFYRAGEIATRRAKTGEPVFWPVPSPLAAILDVAPQHSATPPWTSSAGTPWTLNGFRASRRQIRMRLEKAGTVGPGLTLDGLRHTVAVILREIRHDERTIADALGQKTLEMARHDAKGAELRPKMRGVVTGFDAEVNRRRTGVVEPGN is encoded by the coding sequence ATGACGGTAAACATCGTTGCGTTGAACTGGTGTGCTCTCCCGCACCAGCCTTCACCTTGCCAGAAGATCTTCGGCTACCTGCGCCCGATCGCAGACACGGCGCTGGCCCGCTTCAATCGCCCCCTGGTGGTGCGCATCCGGGACAAGGCGGCCGAGAGCAAGGGCCGGCGATTCGGCAACGACGTGAGGGCGGTCCTCTCCATCCTGTTCGGCTGGGGCTCGGAGCGCGGCCACCTCGCCGACAACCCGGCGGCCGGGATCAAGGACATCCGCCAAAAGCGGGGCGCGCCGGAGCGCAACCGGCCCTGGTCCGACGAGGACCGCCACGCCGTCCTCGATGCGATGCCGCCGCACATGGCGCCTGCCCTCACCCTGCCCCGCAGCTTCTATCGCGCGGGCGAGATCGCGACGCGGCGGGCCAAGACAGGCGAGCCAGTGTTCTGGCCCGTCCCGAGCCCGCTGGCGGCGATCCTCGACGTGGCGCCCCAGCACAGTGCCACGCCCCCGTGGACCAGCTCGGCAGGCACGCCGTGGACCCTCAACGGCTTCCGGGCCTCGCGGCGACAGATCCGAATGCGCTTGGAGAAGGCGGGCACGGTCGGGCCGGGCCTGACGCTCGACGGCTTGCGGCACACCGTGGCCGTGATCCTGCGGGAAATCCGCCACGACGAGCGCACGATCGCGGACGCGCTTGGCCAGAAGACGCTCGAGATGGCGCGCCACGACGCGAAGGGCGCGGAGCTGCGCCCGAAGATGCGCGGGGTGGTCACGGGTTTCGACGCCGAGGTGAACAGGCGGCGAACCGGTGTTGTCGAACCCGGCAACTGA